A window of Micromonospora eburnea genomic DNA:
GTCCAGGTAGTGGGTGGCGAAGAGGACGGTCCGGCCGGAGCGGGCGTCGGCCCGGATCGCCTGCCAGAAGTCCCGCCGGCCCTCGACGTCCATTCCGGTGGTCGGCTCGTCGAGCACCATCAGATCCGGGTCCGGCAGCAGCGCCAGGGCGAACCGCAGCCGCTGCTGCTGGCCACCGGAGCACTTGCCCACCGGCCGGTCGGCGATGTCGGCGATCCCGGCCCGCTCCAGCACCTCGGCCACCGGCCGGGTGTAGCCGTAGAAGTGCGCGGTCATCCGCGCCGTCTCGGCCACGGTGAGGTCCTTGAGCAGTCCGCCGGTCTGCATCACGGCGGCGACCCGGCCGAGCCGGACGGCGTCGGCCGGCGTACCACCGAAGAGCCGGACGGTGCCGGCGTCCGGGCGGGCCAGGCCGAGCAGCATGTCCACGGTGGTGGTCTTGCCAGCGCCGTTGGGGCCGAGGAAGGCCACCACCTCGCCCGGCTGGACGCGGAGGCTGAGCCCGTCGACGGCGGTCACCGGGCCGAAGGTCTTGGTGAGTCCGGCCAGCTCGACGGCCGGTGGGATGTCGGTCATGACAAGGATCTTCCGGGGGTCGGCCCGTCCGTCCCCGGAACGACCGTCACCTTCGGACCATGACATTTGTCAGGCCCGCCCGCCCCGGGCAGCCGACCGGCCGCCCGGGCGGGGGTGGTCAGTGCCCGTCGCGGGCCCGGCGGGGCAGCAGGAACGCGCCGACCAGGGTGACCAGCACCAGCCCCAGCTCCGCGACGAGGGTGATCCGCACCGCGTGCGACACCCCGTGACCGATCCCGTCGAAGAAGATCGTGCCGAGCAGGGCGACGCCGAGTGCCCCGCCGAGCTGCTGGACGGCGGTCAGGGTGCCGGAGGCGGAGCCGGTCTCCCCGTCCTGCACCCCGGAGAGCACGATGTCGAAGAAGGGGGCCATCACCAGGCCCATCCCGAAGCCGACCGCCAACAGCGCGGGGGCCATCCGCCACGGGGTGACGTGGTCGCCGGCCAGGCTGAGGGTGACCAGCATCCCGGTGACCCCGGCGAGCACCACCACGAGTCCCAGGTGGATGAGTCGCCGGCCGA
This region includes:
- a CDS encoding ABC transporter ATP-binding protein, whose amino-acid sequence is MTDIPPAVELAGLTKTFGPVTAVDGLSLRVQPGEVVAFLGPNGAGKTTTVDMLLGLARPDAGTVRLFGGTPADAVRLGRVAAVMQTGGLLKDLTVAETARMTAHFYGYTRPVAEVLERAGIADIADRPVGKCSGGQQQRLRFALALLPDPDLMVLDEPTTGMDVEGRRDFWQAIRADARSGRTVLFATHYLDEADAYADRIVLVRQGRVVADGTTAEIKNLASGRVVRATLPGADQAALAALPGVQSVEVRGDAVLVHTEDSDVVARHLLTRTDARDLEITSRNLEDAFLALTTTA